A window from Populus trichocarpa isolate Nisqually-1 chromosome 3, P.trichocarpa_v4.1, whole genome shotgun sequence encodes these proteins:
- the LOC18111176 gene encoding pentatricopeptide repeat-containing protein At2g32630 encodes MATQKLLQTFKKTPITASPTSLSNSELAQKIAKTLIKAGLKPFETTNSSLLSNLDSHITNLVFSNPNVPLHSCLNFFNFLRKNQSFVSHKPDLQSHLSVVFRLFKARRFAEMKRVLTYVAMDSNLRCPVANLVSLVEESGFNNEPNFVEKLCDMLFRVYADCNLFEEGFRVFDYMVSYELKIDDRSCIVFLLALKRCDKMEACLGLFKRMVEFNVEVTVYSLTIVIDGLCKRRRVKRAIDLMIEMASKGIKPNVVTYNTLINAYIKRTDFDGVNEMLRLMEVDEVAFNVATYTLLIDWHGSSGKIDEVERMFEEMCEKGIKADIHVYTVVINWNCKIGNTKRAFALFDELTEKGLVANVHTYGALIDGVCKAGEMEAAEILVNEMQTRGLDVNQLIYNTLIDGYCKRGLIDEAFKVQVIMEKKGFENDIYTLNTIADGLRKLNQPEEAKRWLLTMIEKGVVPNVVSYTTLIDIYCKEGNFVEAKKLFQEMKKAGGEPNAVTYNVLIDGHSKKGRMKEAYELRDEMRAKGIFPDIYTYTSLLHGECIFGKLDDAVELFNEVRQKGLPLNVVTYTAIISGLSKEGRSEEAFKLYDEMTEAGLTPDDRVYTSLVSSLHKA; translated from the coding sequence ATGGCTACACAGAAATTGTTGCAGACATTCAAGAAAACACCCATTACTGCAAGCCCCACTTCATTATCTAATTCAGAATTGGCACAAAAGATTGCTAAAACCCTAATCAAAGCTGGCCTAAAACCCTTCGAAACAACCAACTCATCTTTGCTTTCCAACCTAGATTCTCACATAACCAACCTTGTTTTCTCCAACCCAAATGTCCCACTTCATTCttgcttgaatttcttcaactttttgCGAAAAAATCAATCCTTTGTTTCTCATAAACCTGATCTTCAATCCCATCTAAGcgttgtttttagattgttcaAGGCTAGAAGGTTTGCAGAAATGAAAAGAGTTTTGACTTATGTTGCTATGGATAGTAATCTTAGATGCCCGGTTGCAAATCTTGTTTCTTTGGTTGAAGAGAGTGGATTTAATAATGAACCCAACTTTGTGGAGAAGTTGTGTGATATGCTGTTTAGGGTTTATGCCGATTGTAATTTGTTTGAAGAGGGTTTTCGGGTTTTTGATTATATGGTGAGCTATGAGTTAAAGATTGATGATAGGTCTTGTATTGTGTTTTTGCTTGCATTGAAGAGGTGTGATAAAATGGAGGCTTGTTTGGGTCTTTTTAAAAGAATGGTTGAGTTTAATGTGGAGGTTACAGTTTATTCTTTGACGATTGTGATTGATGGGTTGTGTAAGAGACGAAGGGTTAAAAGGGCTATCGATTTGATGATTGAAATGGCTAGCAAAGGGATTAAACCGAATGTTGTTACATATAACACACTTATAAATGCATATATTAAGAGAACGGATTTTGATGGTGTTAATGAGATGTTGAGATTGATGGAAGTGGATGAAGTTGCATTTAATGTGGCTACATATACTCTTTTGATTGACTGGCATGGTAGTTCTGGTAAGATCGACGAAGTTGAGAGGATGTTTGAAGAAATGTGTGAGAAAGGGATTAAAGCAGATATTCATGTTTATACTGTGGTCATTAATTGGAACTGTAAAATTGGAAATACAAAAAGGGCATTTGCCTTGTTTGATGAGTTGACTGAGAAAGGCCTTGTTGCCAATGTTCACACATATGGAGCATTGATTGATGGTGTTTGCAAGGCTGGTGAAATGGAGGCAGCTGAGATATTGGTGAATGAGATGCAAACCCGAGGGCTTGATGTCAATCAACTGATATATAATACGCTTATAGATGGTTATTGCAAAAGGGGGTTGATAGATGAAGCTTTTAAGGTGCAAGTCATAATGGAGAAGAAAGGATTTGAGAATGATATCTATACTCTTAACACTATTGCTGATGGGTTACGTAAATTGAACCAGCCTGAAGAAGCAAAGAGGTGGTTACTTACAATGATTGAAAAGGGCGTGGTTCCTAATGTTGTCAGCTATACCACTTTAATTGACATATATTGCAAGGAAGGGAATTTTGTGGAAGCAAAGAAACTGTTTCAAGAAATGAAGAAAGCGGGGGGAGAGCCTAATGCTGTTACATACAATGTTCTAATTGATGGGCACAGCAAGAAAGGTAGGATGAAGGAAGCTTATGAGCTAAGAGATGAAATGAGAGCAAAAGGGATATTCCCAGACATATATACTTACACATCACTTTTGCATGGAGAATGCATTTTTGGGAAGCTGGATGATGCAGTGGAACTCTTCAATGAAGTGCGCCAAAAGGGCTTACCTCTCAATGTAGTCACTTATACAGCAATAATTTCAGGCTTGTCCAAGGAAGGAAGATCTGAAGAAGCATTCAAGTTGTATGATGAGATGACAGAGGCAGGTCTTACACCTGATGATAGAGTCTATACTTCACTTGTCAGCAGCCTTCACAAAGCATAG
- the LOC18111177 gene encoding glyoxylase I 4, with protein MGNIGEIQEEIERWVSPSPSPGRTSMPLSLNHVSFVCKSVPESVKFYEDVLGFVLIKRPSSFKFEGAWLFSYGIGIHLLESDKAPTKKSKINPKDNHISFQCSDMNLVIKKLEEKNIEYVTAVVEEGGITVDQLFFHDPDGYMVEICNCQNLPVLPLSSCPLIKAPKTSGSLASSPSLYGKQSWELRCFAEVASVMMDNLVADMMDISI; from the exons atggGGAATATAGGAGAGATTCAGGAAGAAATAGAGAGGTGGGTTTCTCCTTCACCTTCACCAGGAAGAACATCCATGCCTCTGTCTCTGAACCACGTCTCATTTGTTTGCAAGTCTGTTCCTGAATCTGTCAAGTTCTATGAGGATGTTCTGGGTTTTGTTCTCATCAAAAGACCTTCTTCCTTCAAGTTTGAAGGAGCTTG GCTGTTCAGCTATGGTATAGGCATCCATTTGCTTGAATCAGACAAGGCACCAACGAAGAAAAGTAAGATCAATCCAAAAGACAACCACATTTCATTCCAATGTTCAGACATGAATCTTGTCATAAAGAAACTAGAGGAGAAGAACATCGAGTATGTGACTGCGGTTGTCGAAGAAGGTGGCATCACCGTCGATCAGCTCTTCTTCCATGACCCTGATGGCTACATGGTCGAGATCTGCAACTGTCAAAATCTCCCGGTTCTTCCACTTTCTTCATGCCCTCTGATCAAGGCACCTAAAACCAGTGGGAGCCTCGCATCGTCACCGTCTCTGTATG GGAAGCAAAGTTGGGAGCTGCGATGCTTTGCAGAAGTTGCCTCCGTGATGATGGACAACTTGGTGGCGGACATGATGGACATTTCAATATGA